The genomic stretch tggctagcaggtggaaagactgatctacccctcggccgagggacctatggcaggccggcgggccttgttgacccaccgccgaggggtcttggatgtgagtacgcgggtatgtgtcccggctggcaggttgtcatgccgagaccagccgacagccgatgggctgcatcggctaggctgtctaagtcgttgacttgctgtggatatctttgaccttgctcaatatgttgacttggtcagcggtgcagaatatgccccatcagctcGGGttacctttatttaccatttaaattttattttctatgaaatatgatATGCTAAATTTGTTTAACACATaaatttacaatttatatcttgaaatCATGATGAGATGTAAAAATCATCAATAAATTATGAAACACGTTCATCACTcccgctgttaatattattatttcacTACATCTCTTGCTAATACTATTTCTTCGGTTACTGTTGTTTGTTTAACTACTcctgctatttttacggttaatccgttagttttgtcaaactcatatatttaaataaaattaatactttcttaaaatcgaattgttagttaattctTCATACTCTCTGCGTTGTTCCtatgttactttcattacatgtgttatgactactattactttcacttctcccgccgTCATTTTTTTTCACTACTaccgcatttattattgttaatttcactactccccttGCTGCTAGTATggctttcactactcccgctcctattattgttacttttactactcaCAATGCATCGATTGACTTACCAATCGATTCAACaaatataatattattagatttataTATGTAAATAAATCTGAAATCTGAAATCTGAAATTAGAATATTATTAAAGAGCAATCATTAttttttattaattaaattacaatttttataaattatgaaatattatattttttggaaatctagattGATTGATTTACCttttaattattttcaaaatataacatatttatattatatttgtgtatgttaaataactaacatctttataataattaatatcataagtgaggcctatttattttaaggaaacttaCCATATTCTagtattctctaaatttatattttaaccaaaactatataatatttacattaaagtcccttgtCCAGGTCTATCACACAATGCtatgattaaaaactatataatataattaatttgtataaatttatttaattacattaaagtcaCTTAGtttctgaaattaatatatagtattgatgatGATTACGCTAGTTAATTAACATTGTTTTTATTGTAAGAGTATCTTAGTCTATTAACACTTTAATTTTATACTGATACAGTGATACTTGTGCAAAACAGGTACAAAAACTCACTTATTAACATAGTATATATAAGACAAACTTTGTACTATTATACTGTATAATATTTCTGTCTCTAAATGCCTTcttaaatctatatatatacataaaagagagtttttgagcgattctagagcgtccacatcatcaaaaattaatttaggaaagtttcataaatatattttccacataaaaaataaagtggagaatcttttaattattataatatctatatttcctattttatattcatgagaagtttctaatttttatataaaaactttgacatttcatctagcaaaaaaatgtcgttataaaaattatgaaaataatataattagattcgtggcaaaaaatgctttcattagattataaatttcatatgatttgcacatatgagtattaaagatggtgtacttcttttaatatgttatatgtcccacattgaaaaacaatgttagtgtggtgattatacgtataaattatataattgtcccacatcgaaagattaacataagatgggtgatcctatgattataaatagaagtcatcattggaacttatataccaaccaaaaaccttttgaatctcttaagtattgttttggagagctcttaagagtttatatcattatcttcacagtatgatatataaatattttttctatattatgtattatattcaagtgatgtttataatctttatataaaaacttatacatctaatttgccaaaaaaatattataaaaaaaacgtgcgaatattaataaatagtactccctccattcaagaccaaatacaacattttcatttacacacttgccaagagacaaattacaacgtaaatatctttaagtttacattataaaaaaaattaaagtttgatattctcattgtactttataggtgaatcaaataagatcccacatgaccatattttgtcttacatattgcaaggaatcgtaaagattctattcgttcatgaatagtgtaaaaaaaggaatgttgtatttggtcttgaatcgagggagtatagtatttgctcattattattaacctgGGTTAGATGTCGACTTATgtacgaaaaagatggtgtatttctaagtatgttatttgtcccacattgaaaaatatgttggtgtggtgaatatattacgtataaataatagaattgtctcacatcgaaagtttatcataaggtgggtgatcatatgattataaatagaaggtatccttagaacctaaataccaacccaaaaccttctgagtctcttaaacattgtcttggagaactcttaagagtttatatcattaactccacgatatgatatatatattttttatattatgtccaagtaatgtttataatttttatataaaaacttatacatctcatttagcaacaaagtaaaataattttttttttttgaaaaattatataattagattcgtggtaaataaatgctagcattagagtatagtatcatattatttgcacatattttaattacgataagaagttaaaaaaatgtattatacgaatattaataaatagtactcctaTAGCAtttgcatattattattattaaactgggttagatgtcgaattagatgtgaaaaagatggtgtatttctaagtatattgtttgtcccacattgaaaaataatgtaggtgtggtaaatatactacatataaatagttgaattgtcccacattagaagattatcatgaggtgaggtatcacataattataaatatgagtcataacttaggggtatcaacccaaaatcttttgaatcgcttaaaaattatcttagagagttATTATAAAAGTTTGTATTAAcggcaaaccttagttacaacaataccatacaagtattaatcacgtagatatttataaaagcgattatatattactatattattgatattataatgtttattttaagacaatcgataatataataactttatttaagacaaagtcataattaaaaaataaaatgggtgctaaatatacataaatttgtttgtgtcatataatgataatctctgcactaaaatagaaaatttatgaattataatacaatcaagtgttgcataaaaagatcttgaatccacaaacaaatcaataatgagcttttttactttgataaatagtagaattaaatctttttaactttcaaatataggtaattattatgcctcattacatttgagtaactaaaatacatcataatttttaaccattaatcaaaatcgcaccagaaaaaAGAAATATTTTGCGTTTGTTTATACATTCTATTGtccctcaattacatcttaaaagtcgtgttaggaaaaaaaatgtaatttaaatcatatcatttgtacatattttaattatgacaaaaaatggaaaaaacatacaaatataaatagatagtataatattttctcattattaaatcgggttggatatcgaaataggtgcaaaaaagatggtgtactttttcgtgtgttatatgtcccacattaaaaataatgtaggtgtagtaaatatactacatataaatagttgaattgtcccacattagaaaattcacataaggtggggtgatcttaaaaattaatttaggaaagtattataaataatattttttgatgtaaaaaataaagtggagaatcttttaattattataaaatttatttcctatattatattcaagtgatgtttctaatttttatataaaaaattttacatttcatttggcaaaaaaatatcattaagaaaattatgaaaataacataatttgattcgtggtaaaaatgatatcattagcgtatagatttcatataatttgtacatatataaaattgtgtacttcttaatatgttatatatcccacattgaaaaataatgtaggattatataaaaataatagaattgtcccacgtcgaaagattaacataagatgtagtGGTCTAAATAAATGAATAGAGATAaaatgtaaatattaagaccttataaccaattttttttaactaagttaattaccccgttgtaacgcacgggcatccaaactagtacAGTAATAATTCTATGAattatgacaaaaaaaaaatctccAAATTAAAGTACTTATTTTTAAGGTAACAAAAATTTAGGACTAATGAGGGGCATTTATGTATACTGATATAGTAAAAAAGTAATATTATTGAAATTGTACCTCTAAAATAATGAAGGTAATTTTTATGCGTACTGTGAAAatcatactccgtatttatgaagCAAGCTAAGGAAACAATAAAAGATGGAAGATATTTAAGAGATTGAGGGAGTACATATTTAAATGACATAACAACTAACAATACATAGATAAACCTATTTCTTGTCAAAAAAAAACAAACCTATTTGACAGATGTAAGACCTGGTTTTTCTGGTTTAATTCCAGCTTATTTTAATTTAGCTCAACTCCatttagttcaattcagctcacctTTTCAcaattaacttttatttccgtTCATTCAGTTTAGCTCggtttcattcagttcaattccaTTGAGCTCGACTTCATTCAATTCAGTACAAATTCAATTCAACTACTTTCAACAGAAAAGAACAAGGCTTAAGTTTATAACAATATATCCGCATACAAGTAGCTTACATGTAAATTAAATGCAAATACTCTCTCCGACTCAATAGATTTcgtgtattttttattttttggctAATAAAGAAGTCATTGGAGTGAGTATAAAATTTGGTCAAATCTTGAAATAGAATCTGAGTAATAAATACAGTCTCAAGTCCTCAAGTAGTCAGTCCTCAACTCCTAACCAGACAGGCAGATACTGTTCCCTTGGCAAAATACCATCCCTATACATACACTTGATATCAGTATATCACCAACCACGCCAACTGTATATATCTCCGTGATCTAAGCTTACTGCTTACTCCGTCAACGATAATGTGGGACGAATATGAGTACAGAGCATTGTTTCTGTGGGAGACCAACTTTTACAATGACGTTGTTCTGGGGACGTTCTTACCGCCGGCGATGTGGGTTAAACTTCCGCATTTCTTTCAGACTTGGATCCGTAACTTCATTAGTGGCTCTATTGTTTATCTTCTTCCTGGTTTCCTCTggtcctttgttatctactattGGAAACGCAATCTTTATATTCCCAAAGGTAACACTTTCTACATCTATCTCACTTCTTACTTTGCGATTTACGAGACTAGTTAAGATACCAGCTAGGGTGATTTTCATGGCTTATGATGTAATTTGTGTGTTCGTATGTTCTTTGGATACTACTCCGTATGTTTTTTTGCGAGAAACCATTTCAAGCAAAAGTTTACGCCGATGGGTTAGGCTCAATCAATTTCAGAGTTTTTCATTTTAGTTTTACATATTTTTATCGTCTCTTTCGGATTTCTTCCGGTGGGTGGCATTTGAACAAAAATACTTGTGTAAGGCGATCTTAGACAAGTATTATTGTAAAACGGGTCTTTTTCATAACTACTTTTACCCAGTAATGTGGTTACGCGGCATTATATTTGCCTTGAGTTCGTTTTACATTATTAGGCTGAATAAGAGAAAATATGAGATATTTTCTCCAATTTCTTGGAATTAAAATACAAAGTATTAATATTAATGCTATAGGAGGGAGGTGATTTTCACTCAATTAAGTAGTTATTAGAGAATATTAGATATAATAGAATATTACAAAAATATATTATCAAGAGATAATATACTAGGTAGGATATTATCTTTAGAAATATTATTTGGAGTATTCCCCAATATACTCCACTATAAATGTAGTATCCATCAATAATAAAGCACCTCATCCAATTCATTATACCGTCTTATGGTAGTGTGTTTACATATACCAAAAAAAAGTAGTGTCATTTTACATACAAAACTACTACCAAAATAGAAATGTGATAATTTTATAAAGAAGTCTAAAAAAAGGTTACGATTTAAAAGAATAGGAGGAAGTATTTTTTGTGCGGGTTCTAAATAGAGTCCGTTGGAAGATGTTAATACAATAAAACCAACTCCAtatcttttatttaattatttattttcagTTCAGTTTGGTTTAGAGTACTTGTTTTCAGTCTAGTTTTTTCCGATTTTTCAATTTAACTTTCTcaataaaatattaaaaaaagaaaaaaggtgtAATAACAGTATTACTCTTCTTGTTGAGGATTAACGATGTATGTGACATAACGATGTATGTGACATCTAGTATGTGACATTTACATGAAGAAGGTTGATAGTTGATAGCTCTCTTTAATCTTAATCAATCAACTTCGTTACCAAGTTATCATGTGATTTATGTAATGAGCTAGTAGGATATTTCTTTACTTTAATCAAATGGGACTTTAAATAACTAACACCACAAGTTGTCAACTTATTAGTTTCGGTCATCAAGTTGTGTAAAGTTAAATCAAGATTATTAAACGTGATCTTGTCTCACTCTTTCCATGTGCAATCTCAGTCTGCATGCACACCGCACATGCTCAACCACTTCAAATCATTTTAGTACTCCTCCCATCCCAATTAATAATTTACATCTACTTTATTTTACCcttacaaaataaaataaatataaactaTTCAACAGAACAGAGTGAGTATAATAGTAGTCCATTCGTTTCTCGTTTCAGCCACTTATTTATCTTTAATTTTCTAACTAAATACTTCTCGTTATGAGTTAAATATAGTTTAATTGCTTTTGTGTTATTCTTTGTAACATGATCGATGTCGTTGTCCATTTACTTAATAAGTGTGTTACACTTTAATTGACATAATTGTGTAATGGTGGAGTGGTACAACTTGATGTTTTCCCCTTGATGGTGATGTAACTAGAGACACCACATCAAATTTGATTATTATGGCATGTTTCCATTATGTTTTGTTATAATCATCTCATTTAATTTGTGTGGTTTGGTATTCTTGGCAAGCACCTATGGATAACCCAAATGTTGGCCAAAGATGATCAATCATTTAGCTAAAGTTTCATTGCCAAGTCTAGTCGTGGGGTTGACCACAATATCTAGTTAACACGAGCCTGATTTTATTTAACATGAACCTGACAAAACCTGATTTTATTATATTAAGTATGTAGGAGAATTTACATTAATTTAATCTTTTTTCACCACTTCTTGAAGCGACCCATATTTGATGAAATAAATTTGTTCCCGCATCTCATTTTATTGTATATGGGTCGCAAATCATGTTATTGTCTCTGAGTCGCAACTAATGTAACGTTGTTTCGATTATATTGGTGTCAAGCGGAACTAACCATAGGGTTCTAACCGTTTCAGATTGCGTCCCATCCCTAAAATCAATGTTACTACAAATATACGTAGCAATGAAGGCGATGCCTTGGTACACTCTGTACCTAACCATCAATGAATATGTAGTTGAAAGTGGCCGCACCAAATGTTTTCCTCGCATAAGCGACGTTGGCTGGCCCGTCTACCTTGTCTATCTTCTTACTtatcttacacttgttgagttcGGCATTTATTGGATGCACCGAGAGCTTCACCATGTCAAACCACTCTACAAGTTCCTTCATGCAACTCATCACATCTACAACAACCAATCCAGTCTTTCTCCTTTTGCCGGTAACCTATCTTGCCTACTTTTTACAATTTATTTTCTCTGGCACCGTCATTTATTCATCTTTTAACTCATAATTTTTTTATTCAGGTCTAGCATTCCATCCACTGGATGGAATACTACAAGCAATGCCTCATTCAATATCACTATTTATTGTGCCAATGCAATTTAGGACTCACATAGCCCTTCTTTTCCTTGAGGGCTTATGGACCGCCAATGTTCATGATTGTATCCACGGTAAACTGTGGCCGATAATGGGTGCCGGCTACCACACCATCCACCACACGACTTACCGCCATAACTACGGCCACTACACCGTCTTAATGGATTGGGCCTTTGGGACCCTTCGAAACCCTGTTCTCGATGATGACGACAACGAGAAGCCTATCAAGTGTAACTAATTAATCACGTGTATATATAGATGTTGCCTTAGATTCGTCGTTAATATTTGTAGATTATATTCATGCTGATTTTTTTCAAGGGATTTTTATGGCTTGAGTGCatgttcttattgcattcatatTGTAAATTAATTATTGATTTTGGTACTACAAGCGTTAATATGCTTAGAGGATGAAATTGAGCTAGATAGACTTTGCCGATTTAGCTTCAGAAATTTTTGTCGTAACAAAACTCAGAAATTAcacaactgattataatacatcATTTGATGTATAATCTATGAACTGAGATTTAAGTAGAAGATTTTGACTTCTAAGTTCTACCATAAAATTAACGAGCTTTATTCCGTTATCTCATTAGTTCATTTGCATGGCCGAAAGGTAAAAGGCCAAAGGGGCCAAGAGGTGAGTGACTGAGTGGTGTGTTTTATGCTTTGACTAGTTTTGCATTATTATCATACTCCGTAGGACATAACTCATTTTCCTTAACATATTGTCGTGAGACGTGAGTTATAATTAACCTACCCCACTAGTTAATTAACATAATGATAAGTGTAAAAACTCGGGTTTGGTTTATTAGAGCATAAATGTTAGAGTGATACAAGAGGGACACGAATATATGTTGAAAACGCAAGCTCAAGTCACTCTTGATATTTCAGTTTCGTTTACTTGGTTTAAAAGCTAAATATTTCCTAAACTATGGCTAATTTTGGTGTGATACCTATTTGAGATGAAAGtacttgtcaaaaaaaaaaaagaaaaaaagaagtggTCATATGCCTTAATTGGTTAAGCAACGAAGGAGACATGATCGTTTTAAGTTGAGTTGTCCAACTTATACGCGGGTGACGAACTAACTCAAGTTTACTTCCCTAAATCGAGTCTTATTATTAGTTTTCTAATTCGAGTCAGTTTGTTATTATTTTCCTAATTAGTATAGGAGAGTTTCCTAATTTGCGTGGAGAGTTTATTTAGTTTCCTAATCCCGAATAAGGTagttgttgttttatttccaaATTATTATCTTAGTTTATGGTAATTAATAGTGACTACTATAAATAAGGGTTTTTGTAATCAGTTTAT from Silene latifolia isolate original U9 population chromosome 2, ASM4854445v1, whole genome shotgun sequence encodes the following:
- the LOC141643166 gene encoding delta(7)-sterol-C5(6)-desaturase-like, whose amino-acid sequence is MWDEYEYRALFLWETNFYNDVVLGTFLPPAMWVKLPHFFQTWIRNFISGSIVYLLPGFLWSFVIYYWKRNLYIPKDCVPSLKSMLLQIYVAMKAMPWYTLYLTINEYVVESGRTKCFPRISDVGWPVYLVYLLTYLTLVEFGIYWMHRELHHVKPLYKFLHATHHIYNNQSSLSPFAGLAFHPLDGILQAMPHSISLFIVPMQFRTHIALLFLEGLWTANVHDCIHGKLWPIMGAGYHTIHHTTYRHNYGHYTVLMDWAFGTLRNPVLDDDDNEKPIKCN